One region of Termitidicoccus mucosus genomic DNA includes:
- a CDS encoding DUF2157 domain-containing protein codes for MNDSKIARQIVAELPSLVAQNIIDDGAATALRRHYERQIKPSRSISIGLAISAVLGGLLVGAGIILLLAHNWDALSKPARAVVAVLPLLASIAFSCRAILRHMDSAAWREGCGTFYFLSIGASIALVSQTYHLYNDMAGFLLVWALLSLPLVYLLKSGAAFTGYLACVAARMIVISEDRGETGLLQAVFWLAAIMPFYARLAWKRRDSLMVTWLSWALAIALPIMAVPFYRDVRFTGVLVGHGLIFTVYYLASRCWFGGLRGLRAPFRSIGSLGLAVVSVILAFNDSYERPAWASDHGQINGLLACLICAGIVMLALGGFMLWRKISFNWGAACFPFFVLLAFVRVVPTEGDWAPMVMNMYVLALGVSTLVRGVRSDSLFSMNEGMVLISALVACRFFDSDYSFVARGVAFIVIGCGFLAANLVTLEKRRRRRAGI; via the coding sequence ATGAACGATTCAAAAATAGCCCGGCAAATCGTCGCGGAACTGCCGTCGCTCGTTGCGCAAAACATCATCGACGACGGCGCGGCGACGGCGTTGCGCCGCCATTACGAGCGGCAAATCAAACCCTCGCGCTCCATTTCCATCGGGCTGGCGATAAGCGCGGTTCTCGGCGGCCTGCTCGTCGGAGCCGGCATCATCCTGCTGCTTGCCCATAATTGGGACGCCCTTTCCAAGCCCGCGCGCGCCGTCGTGGCCGTGCTGCCGCTGCTCGCCAGCATCGCGTTTTCGTGCCGCGCGATTTTGCGCCACATGGACTCGGCGGCGTGGCGCGAGGGGTGCGGCACGTTTTATTTTCTGTCCATCGGCGCATCCATCGCGCTGGTGAGCCAGACGTATCATCTCTACAACGACATGGCGGGGTTCCTGCTCGTCTGGGCGCTGCTTTCGCTGCCGCTGGTTTATCTGCTCAAGTCCGGCGCGGCGTTCACCGGATACCTCGCGTGCGTGGCGGCCCGCATGATTGTGATAAGCGAGGACAGGGGCGAAACCGGCTTGTTGCAGGCGGTGTTCTGGCTGGCTGCGATCATGCCGTTTTATGCGCGGCTTGCATGGAAGCGGCGCGATTCGCTGATGGTGACGTGGCTTTCGTGGGCGCTGGCAATTGCGCTGCCAATCATGGCCGTGCCGTTTTATAGGGACGTGCGTTTTACCGGAGTGCTGGTCGGCCACGGGTTGATATTCACTGTGTATTATCTCGCCTCGCGCTGCTGGTTCGGCGGGCTGCGCGGACTCCGGGCGCCGTTTCGCAGCATCGGGAGCCTGGGGCTTGCGGTTGTCTCGGTAATCCTGGCGTTCAACGACAGTTACGAGCGGCCAGCCTGGGCGAGTGATCACGGGCAAATCAACGGTCTGCTGGCGTGCTTGATCTGCGCAGGCATCGTCATGCTGGCGCTGGGCGGTTTTATGTTGTGGCGGAAAATATCATTCAACTGGGGCGCGGCATGTTTTCCTTTTTTTGTGCTGCTCGCGTTCGTGCGCGTCGTGCCGACGGAGGGCGACTGGGCGCCCATGGTCATGAACATGTATGTGCTCGCTCTGGGCGTGTCCACGCTCGTGCGGGGTGTGCGGAGCGACAGCCTGTTTTCAATGAACGAGGGCATGGTCTTGATTTCCGCGCTGGTGGCGTGCCGGTTTTTCGACAGCGACTACAGTTTCGTCGCGCGCGGCGTGGCGTTCATTGTGATCGGCTGCGGGTTTCTCGCGGCAAACTTGGTGACGCTTGAGAAACGGCGCCGGCGGAGGGCGGGAATATGA
- a CDS encoding GDYXXLXY domain-containing protein, producing MKNARLILFAIFAALTLAAPLSMIWKYENTLRRGTLHKFRTQPVDPYDAFRGRYVTLSYQNDFVMLNEQQQKNDFPYGVKGILYVRLKTDDEGFAVPVEASWTTLTGNDVVIVELSRYRGDDRGGRMNFNYPFNRYYLPEDVAPMAEKLYNDANRRGWGGVERGKSDTYVAVRVRNGAGVIEELYIDGRPVREAVRAELEKE from the coding sequence ATGAAAAACGCGAGGCTTATATTATTTGCCATTTTCGCGGCGCTCACACTCGCCGCGCCGCTGAGCATGATTTGGAAATATGAAAACACACTGCGCCGGGGCACACTCCACAAGTTCCGCACGCAGCCCGTCGATCCTTATGATGCGTTTCGCGGGCGTTATGTGACGCTTTCGTATCAGAACGATTTCGTAATGCTCAATGAGCAACAGCAAAAAAACGATTTCCCGTATGGCGTGAAAGGCATTCTCTATGTGCGCTTGAAAACGGACGACGAGGGTTTCGCCGTGCCGGTCGAGGCAAGCTGGACGACGCTGACAGGCAACGATGTCGTGATAGTGGAGCTGAGCAGGTACCGGGGTGACGACAGGGGCGGCAGAATGAACTTTAATTATCCGTTTAATCGTTATTATTTGCCGGAGGACGTCGCGCCGATGGCGGAGAAATTATATAATGATGCAAACCGCCGGGGCTGGGGCGGCGTGGAACGCGGAAAATCCGACACCTACGTCGCCGTGCGCGTGCGCAACGGCGCGGGCGTGATCGAGGAGCTTTACATCGATGGCCGGCCCGTGCGCGAGGCGGTGCGGGCGGAGCTGGAGAAAGAGTGA
- a CDS encoding sigma-70 family RNA polymerase sigma factor: MSGLPPLGFVVLYYSDLLEALRCAEETGAALPPDFPLASCVPKDGASLDWMMMRKDFREAAERLRDSWDRIYRDPWMFRFFKPGGTPLEWREGIPTVRAGLDLPGEAAGLLREYCAGVERMSRLLGDFGGMFPLHFAHLDYLADRVAGRLEDYIGLEDYIIRLEACPAAPDAYFSRQRRVLLASLGVLHLEFWMFPGDVKLWLSRLSRVVRDARRCGDLLFEHCLGRVGYYARRYSGRVSGERASSYDDLFQEGCRGLQKALAQYDPSRVGFYTYIELAVERVIRDYLAAVTLPMRMPVSWMKGRRRLEWVEHEFFAKHGRRPDLEEMAAAMDWSEQRVSSVLSLREMSFESLDREVYGDSGDSSESLGQFLTQEPAWEPSRTLDAEELRDLVRQALERLPDSERALLSHRFGFESDDFSLKSYAELSKVFGLPEETIRYACAKAVRRMKACLVSSPFGRELALFFSPASAGG; encoded by the coding sequence ATGTCCGGGCTGCCGCCGCTGGGCTTTGTGGTGTTGTATTATTCGGACTTGCTGGAGGCGTTGCGATGCGCGGAGGAGACGGGGGCGGCTTTGCCGCCGGATTTTCCCCTGGCCTCCTGTGTCCCGAAGGACGGGGCGTCCCTGGACTGGATGATGATGCGGAAGGATTTCAGGGAGGCGGCGGAGCGGTTGAGGGATTCGTGGGACCGGATTTATCGTGATCCCTGGATGTTTCGATTTTTCAAACCGGGGGGAACGCCCTTGGAATGGAGGGAGGGGATTCCGACGGTGCGGGCCGGGCTGGATTTGCCGGGGGAGGCGGCGGGGCTTTTGCGGGAGTATTGCGCTGGAGTGGAGCGGATGAGCCGGTTACTGGGGGATTTCGGGGGGATGTTTCCTTTGCATTTTGCGCATCTGGATTATTTGGCGGACCGGGTTGCGGGTCGGTTGGAGGATTATATTGGCTTGGAGGATTATATAATCCGGCTGGAGGCATGCCCGGCGGCGCCGGACGCGTATTTTTCGCGGCAACGCCGGGTGTTGCTGGCGTCTCTGGGGGTGTTGCATTTGGAATTCTGGATGTTTCCCGGTGATGTGAAATTGTGGTTGTCCCGGTTGTCGCGGGTGGTTCGGGACGCGCGGCGTTGCGGGGATTTGTTGTTTGAGCATTGTCTTGGGCGCGTGGGGTATTACGCGCGGCGGTATTCGGGGCGTGTTTCCGGGGAGCGCGCGTCCTCGTATGACGATTTGTTTCAAGAGGGCTGCCGTGGGTTGCAGAAGGCGCTGGCGCAGTATGATCCGTCGCGCGTGGGTTTTTATACTTACATTGAGCTGGCGGTGGAGCGGGTGATTCGGGATTATCTCGCCGCAGTGACATTGCCGATGCGGATGCCGGTTTCGTGGATGAAAGGCCGGCGGCGGCTGGAGTGGGTGGAGCACGAATTTTTCGCGAAGCACGGGCGGCGTCCGGATTTGGAGGAGATGGCGGCGGCGATGGACTGGTCGGAGCAGCGGGTTTCCTCGGTGCTGTCGTTGCGGGAGATGTCGTTTGAGTCGTTGGATCGCGAGGTTTACGGAGATTCCGGGGATTCCTCGGAGTCGCTGGGGCAGTTTTTAACCCAGGAGCCGGCTTGGGAGCCGTCGCGAACCTTGGACGCGGAGGAATTGCGGGATTTGGTGCGCCAGGCGCTGGAGCGGCTGCCGGATTCCGAGCGGGCGTTATTGTCGCACCGGTTTGGTTTTGAATCGGATGATTTTTCCCTAAAATCCTATGCGGAGCTTTCCAAGGTGTTCGGGCTGCCGGAGGAAACGATACGGTATGCGTGCGCCAAGGCGGTGCGGCGCATGAAGGCGTGTCTGGTGTCGTCGCCTTTTGGTCGGGAATTGGCGTTGTTTTTTTCGCCAGCGTCCGCTGGCGGGTGA
- a CDS encoding DUF6788 family protein, whose amino-acid sequence MRCGKPGCHCATGRGHGPKYYLSVSHPKKRPQLQYVPQAQKAVVEALLESGRSVRKVLEKIFALNQELLQRQEPP is encoded by the coding sequence CTGCGCTGCGGAAAGCCGGGATGTCATTGCGCGACCGGCCGTGGGCACGGCCCCAAGTACTATCTTTCGGTGAGCCACCCGAAGAAACGGCCACAGTTGCAATACGTGCCGCAGGCGCAGAAGGCCGTCGTGGAGGCCTTGCTGGAGAGCGGGCGCTCCGTACGCAAGGTCTTGGAGAAGATTTTTGCGCTCAATCAGGAGTTGTTGCAACGGCAGGAGCCGCCCTGA
- a CDS encoding AsnC family protein has protein sequence MFLKAQDIVAALKLSLGGDLLSYAELGQEMGMSASEVHAAVRRLDEARLVEPESKIVRRAVLIKFLVHGVPYAFPARTKEVTRGMPTAWAAPALSGKFQSSGQMPPVWPTPDGTVQGVAVKPLYPSVPGAAQRDSALYELLSLVDAIRIGRARERQLAEKELTNHLKSHATA, from the coding sequence ATGTTTCTCAAAGCACAAGACATCGTTGCCGCACTCAAGCTCTCCTTGGGTGGCGATTTGCTTAGTTATGCCGAATTAGGGCAGGAAATGGGAATGAGTGCATCGGAAGTGCATGCGGCAGTCCGGCGCTTGGATGAAGCGCGTTTGGTTGAGCCGGAAAGCAAAATCGTACGACGGGCGGTGTTGATAAAGTTTCTTGTTCACGGGGTTCCTTATGCGTTTCCCGCAAGAACCAAGGAAGTCACTCGCGGAATGCCGACCGCATGGGCTGCGCCGGCTTTGTCGGGAAAATTTCAAAGTTCCGGACAAATGCCGCCGGTATGGCCTACGCCGGATGGCACTGTGCAAGGAGTCGCTGTAAAACCCCTCTATCCGAGCGTGCCTGGCGCAGCGCAACGCGATTCAGCGCTTTACGAATTGCTGTCGCTTGTTGATGCAATCCGCATCGGGCGCGCCCGCGAACGCCAGCTTGCAGAAAAGGAACTCACGAACCATTTGAAGTCCCATGCCACCGCCTAG
- a CDS encoding IS630 transposase-related protein translates to MGFVRGGGGKAEAAALFKVGRKTVYRYLEAEEKGALEAKKSWGTWRKLDPQKLADYVGGNADATLAEISSALKVGRHAIWKRLRQLGITLKKSHRVSGTRRGATGGLRQGTRKVRRNKSVLRTSAGLSTVCIANRPVRRAKDPCPSERKVTQTHQCNRNLSVRETGGLDGV, encoded by the coding sequence GTGGGATTTGTAAGGGGGGGAGGAGGCAAGGCCGAGGCGGCTGCGCTTTTCAAGGTGGGTCGCAAGACGGTTTACCGCTACCTTGAGGCGGAAGAAAAGGGCGCATTGGAGGCGAAAAAAAGCTGGGGGACTTGGCGCAAACTCGACCCGCAAAAGCTCGCCGATTACGTGGGCGGGAATGCGGACGCAACGCTCGCTGAAATCAGTTCCGCGCTCAAGGTGGGGCGTCACGCCATCTGGAAGCGGCTGCGCCAACTGGGCATCACATTAAAAAAAAGCCATCGAGTATCGGGAACGCGACGAGGCGCAACGGGAGGCCTTCGGCAAGGAACTCGAAAAGTTAGACGCAACAAAAGTGTATTACGGACGAGTGCGGGATTGAGCACGGTTTGTATCGCGAACAGGCCCGTGCGCCGCGCAAAAGATCCCTGCCCAAGTGAGCGGAAAGTTACGCAAACGCACCAATGTAATCGGAACCTGTCAGTCAGGGAAACTGGTGGCCTCGATGGTGTTTGA
- a CDS encoding transposase produces the protein MASMVFEGACNAAVVEAYFEKVLLPVLPEGSVVVLDNARFHHGSAAAELSAAKGIRLKYLPPYSPDLNPIEHFWAKFKRLLRPQLPSSNNPFLTIINLCQCC, from the coding sequence GTGGCCTCGATGGTGTTTGAAGGAGCCTGCAACGCGGCAGTGGTGGAGGCGTATTTTGAGAAAGTGCTGCTGCCGGTGTTGCCCGAAGGGAGCGTGGTGGTGCTCGACAACGCGCGATTCCACCACGGCTCCGCTGCGGCGGAACTGTCCGCCGCGAAGGGGATAAGACTCAAATACCTCCCACCCTATTCGCCCGACCTTAATCCGATCGAACACTTCTGGGCTAAATTCAAAAGGCTTCTGCGTCCGCAGCTTCCCTCTTCCAACAACCCCTTCCTCACCATCATCAATTTGTGTCAATGTTGTTAG